Proteins encoded by one window of Aspergillus chevalieri M1 DNA, chromosome 6, nearly complete sequence:
- a CDS encoding uncharacterized protein (COG:L;~EggNog:ENOG410PY1H;~InterPro:IPR012337,IPR008906;~PFAM:PF05699;~go_function: GO:0046983 - protein dimerization activity [Evidence IEA]): MARDFLAVPASGVGVENLFSTARDVCHYRRNRLAPETIEAIMIQMSADRFELKREYISVEDGDNDEQNDVGYVDFNVELDVNYISDEEDLGGFEDDDRDRWADDDEEDGLRLPPLQSYQRPSAIHSPSMNAEAHSTTSQSEVINPHPQSATTRPRRVIHEPGYFQRLENGK, translated from the coding sequence ATGGCCCGTGATTTCCTTGCAGTTCCAGCgagtggtgttggtgtcgaGAATCTGTTCAGTACTGCTCGGGATGTTTGCCACTATCGGCGTAACCGCCTCGCACCCGAAACAATTGAAGCAATTATGATCCAAATGTCTGCTGACCGCTTTGAACTGAAACGGGAATACATATCTGTTGAAGATGGTGACAATGATGAGCAGAACGATGTGGGATATGTGGATTTCAATGTTGAATTGGATGTCAACTATATcagtgatgaagaggatctAGGTGGatttgaggatgatgatagagATCGCTGggctgatgacgatgaggaagatggacTCAGACTACCTCCACTGCAGTCTTACCAGCGACCGTCTGCCATCCATTCACCATCCATGAACGCAGAAGCTCATTCTACGACAAGCCAGTCGGAGGTTATAAACCCACATCCTCAATCTGCAACAACCCGGCCACGTCGTGTTATCCATGAACCTGGATATTTTCAGCGCCTTGAGAACGG